The genomic segment CTCTGTGGTAGAAAATGGTTATTATATCGAAAAGTACTAGCAAAAATCCAAATGACTAAAAGTAGTTAAGTAAAAAATGAGCATTAGGTTTAATATTGAAAGAGATTTTAAGAATACGGAAATTGGTTTGATACCAATTGATTGGCAAGAAAAAAAATTAAAAAATTATTGTAAGGTAATAAGTGGATATGCCTTTAAAAGTAATGATTTTATTTCTGATGGAATTCTTGTCGTTAAAATTAGTAACTTACAGAATGGAACTATTATCGTTGATCAAAAATCAAGTTTTTTTCCTCGAGATAAAATATTTGATGAACATAAGAAATTCCTACTTAAAGAGGGTGATATATTAATAGCATTAACAGGTGCAACTATAGGAAAAGTAGCAGTA from the Leptospiraceae bacterium genome contains:
- a CDS encoding restriction endonuclease subunit S, translating into MSIRFNIERDFKNTEIGLIPIDWQEKKLKNYCKVISGYAFKSNDFISDGILVVKISNLQNGTIIVDQKSSFFPRDKIFDEHKKFLLKEGDILIALTGATIGKVAVVPKKYEGSLLNQRVGKFLIFNDEIIREYLFYCTQLKNFREYIVGNILRSAQGNISPKNIENIIIPLPPLSEQKAIAYVLSTIQEAKEKTEAV